One stretch of Janibacter limosus DNA includes these proteins:
- a CDS encoding helix-turn-helix transcriptional regulator, whose protein sequence is MAAPNTPAAKTERLLNLTMSLLSSRIPVPKQRIRRMVEAYQLVESDEAFDRMFERDKEDLRAMGIPLVTEDIGVFEDEQGYRIDQREYALPPVELAADERAVVGLASRAWAHATMAGTAATAWRKVAASDEVGEDPFAGLEPQLGGAEPAFEPLKDAVLTATSVRFDYARPGTDGAAPRRVEPWYLTAWHGRWYLVGHDLDREATRVFRLSRITSAVTLTRDPTTVPIPDDIDPVRMIAAVDGREPTQTPAVLRVRTDAGHWLRRRADRVEPVDEQWDRVHLHHPGLRGFASEIASHGPDVVVEEPTELRDAVIDHLRAVVDVHEGSIR, encoded by the coding sequence GTGGCTGCACCCAACACGCCCGCCGCGAAGACAGAGCGACTGCTCAACCTGACGATGAGCCTGCTCTCGTCGCGGATCCCGGTACCCAAGCAGCGGATCCGACGCATGGTCGAGGCCTACCAGCTCGTCGAGTCGGACGAGGCCTTCGACCGGATGTTCGAGCGCGACAAGGAGGACCTGCGCGCGATGGGCATCCCGCTGGTCACCGAGGACATCGGGGTCTTCGAGGACGAGCAGGGCTATCGCATCGACCAGCGCGAGTACGCTCTGCCGCCCGTCGAGCTCGCCGCCGACGAGCGAGCCGTCGTCGGGCTCGCCAGCCGTGCGTGGGCGCACGCGACGATGGCCGGCACGGCAGCGACTGCGTGGCGCAAGGTGGCTGCGAGCGACGAGGTGGGGGAGGACCCCTTCGCCGGTCTCGAGCCGCAGCTCGGTGGCGCGGAGCCGGCCTTCGAGCCGCTCAAGGACGCCGTCCTCACCGCGACCTCGGTCCGCTTCGACTACGCGCGCCCCGGCACCGACGGCGCCGCGCCGCGCCGGGTCGAGCCCTGGTACCTCACGGCCTGGCACGGTCGCTGGTACCTCGTCGGCCACGACCTCGACCGCGAGGCCACCCGCGTCTTCCGGCTCTCGCGCATCACCTCGGCCGTGACGCTGACCCGCGACCCGACCACGGTCCCGATCCCGGACGACATCGACCCCGTGCGGATGATCGCCGCGGTCGACGGCCGCGAGCCCACACAGACACCGGCCGTGCTGCGTGTGCGCACCGACGCGGGCCACTGGTTGCGTCGGCGCGCCGACCGGGTCGAGCCGGTCGACGAGCAGTGGGACCGGGTGCACCTCCACCACCCCGGCCTGCGCGGCTTCGCCAGCGAGATCGCCAGCCACGGGCCCGACGTGGTCGTCGAGGAGCCCACCGAGCTGCGGGACGCGGTCATCGACCACCTGCGGGCCGTCGTCGACGTGCACGAAGGGAGCATCCGATGA
- a CDS encoding FKBP-type peptidyl-prolyl cis-trans isomerase: MPQKATRLTAAAAASVAALLALSACGGDSGSDATSDAKSKASASPSEPSPMTLADPKPADAKKVDSIKITEGKGKKAPSITLKDKPLSVSQTTRTVLDKGTGKTLPDDAYVEVDLAMFSGKDGKLIQGSETYSTAPIVLTLGNEGSLPGLVKSLKGQKIGAHGVAVMPPEDLFGEQGAPQFGVDGKDNLVLVYDVRGVLPDKAEGTAVPPKKGMPKVKFRADAPAEISTEGVTKPKKLVTEKLIEGKGEEIKKGDQVYASYTGVRLKDGTMFDSSFKKGGQPYPFVVGQPGTIEAWQKAVKGAHVGDRLVFVAPSKDGYGKQGSPDGSIKPNTDLVFVMDILAAN; the protein is encoded by the coding sequence GTGCCCCAGAAGGCAACCCGTCTGACCGCTGCCGCCGCGGCGTCCGTCGCCGCGCTGCTCGCGCTGAGTGCGTGTGGCGGCGACTCCGGCTCCGACGCCACCAGTGACGCCAAGAGCAAGGCGTCGGCGTCACCGTCCGAGCCGTCGCCGATGACCCTCGCCGACCCCAAGCCGGCGGACGCCAAGAAGGTCGACAGCATCAAGATCACGGAGGGCAAGGGCAAGAAGGCCCCCTCGATCACGCTCAAGGACAAGCCGCTGTCGGTGTCGCAGACGACCCGCACGGTCCTGGACAAGGGCACGGGCAAGACGCTGCCGGACGACGCCTATGTCGAGGTCGACCTGGCGATGTTCTCCGGCAAGGACGGCAAGCTGATCCAGGGCTCGGAGACCTACTCGACCGCACCGATCGTCCTCACCCTGGGCAACGAGGGCTCGCTGCCCGGCCTGGTGAAGTCGCTCAAGGGCCAGAAGATCGGCGCACACGGTGTCGCCGTCATGCCTCCGGAGGACCTCTTCGGCGAGCAGGGCGCCCCCCAGTTCGGCGTCGACGGCAAGGACAACCTCGTGCTCGTCTACGACGTGCGCGGGGTCCTGCCCGACAAGGCCGAGGGGACCGCGGTGCCGCCCAAGAAGGGCATGCCGAAGGTGAAGTTCCGCGCCGACGCCCCGGCGGAGATCAGCACCGAGGGCGTCACGAAGCCCAAGAAGCTCGTGACCGAGAAGCTCATCGAGGGCAAGGGCGAGGAGATCAAGAAGGGCGATCAGGTCTACGCCAGCTACACGGGCGTGCGCCTGAAGGACGGCACGATGTTCGACTCGTCCTTCAAGAAGGGCGGCCAGCCCTACCCCTTCGTCGTGGGCCAGCCGGGCACCATCGAGGCCTGGCAGAAGGCCGTCAAGGGCGCCCACGTCGGTGACCGCCTGGTCTTCGTCGCTCCCTCCAAGGACGGCTACGGCAAGCAGGGTTCGCCCGACGGGAGCATCAAGCCCAACACGGACCTGGTCTTCGTCATGGACATCCTCGCCGCCAACTGA
- a CDS encoding ubiquitin-like protein Pup, with the protein MAQEQIRPQSSGGGDDAQPDDGFGQVGASNAARDEDLDSVLDEIDGVLESNAEEFVKGFVQKGGQ; encoded by the coding sequence ATGGCGCAGGAGCAGATCCGACCCCAGTCCAGCGGTGGCGGTGACGACGCCCAGCCCGACGACGGCTTCGGGCAGGTGGGCGCGAGCAATGCCGCCCGTGACGAGGACCTCGACTCGGTGCTCGACGAGATCGACGGGGTCCTGGAGTCCAATGCCGAGGAGTTCGTCAAGGGCTTCGTGCAAAAGGGCGGTCAGTGA
- the prcA gene encoding proteasome subunit alpha, which translates to MADRADFARAGIARGRSVVVLGYDEGILLVADNPSSRSLNKIGEIYDRIAFAGVGKYNEFENLRVAGIRYADLRGYSYDRSDVTARGLANAYAQTLGTVFTEDQKPYEVEIVVAEVGQVIADDRIYRLTYDGSVADEHGWVAVGGDSARLNEALGERWRPGMNLQDAFALAVDVLSLPAEGSDPAERIADESLEMAVLERRRSRRCFRRISAPLRDAG; encoded by the coding sequence ATGGCCGACCGGGCCGACTTCGCGCGGGCCGGCATCGCCCGTGGTCGCTCCGTCGTCGTCCTCGGCTACGACGAGGGCATCCTGCTCGTCGCCGACAACCCGAGCAGCCGCTCGCTGAACAAGATCGGTGAGATCTACGACCGGATCGCCTTCGCCGGGGTCGGCAAGTACAACGAGTTCGAGAACCTGCGGGTCGCGGGGATCCGCTACGCCGACCTGCGCGGCTACTCCTACGACCGCTCCGACGTGACCGCCCGCGGGTTGGCCAATGCCTATGCGCAGACCCTCGGCACGGTCTTCACCGAGGACCAGAAGCCCTACGAGGTCGAGATCGTCGTCGCCGAGGTGGGCCAGGTCATCGCGGACGACCGCATCTACCGGCTGACCTACGACGGGTCGGTCGCCGACGAGCACGGCTGGGTGGCCGTCGGCGGCGACAGCGCGCGGCTCAACGAGGCACTCGGTGAGCGATGGCGCCCCGGCATGAACCTGCAGGACGCCTTCGCCCTCGCGGTGGACGTGCTCTCCCTCCCCGCCGAAGGGAGCGACCCGGCCGAGCGCATCGCCGACGAGTCCCTCGAGATGGCCGTGCTGGAGCGCCGCAGGTCACGACGCTGCTTCCGACGGATCAGCGCCCCCCTTCGCGACGCCGGATAG
- the tatA gene encoding Sec-independent protein translocase subunit TatA, with product MLSGIGAPEIIIVALIILLLFGFKKLPDAARSIGKSARVFKSEVNEMKEEDRQREEAKKSRETSTNPTSTTTTDGNAIDEAKPRTDDQSGPVA from the coding sequence GTGCTTTCTGGAATTGGCGCACCCGAGATCATCATCGTCGCGCTCATCATCCTGCTGCTCTTCGGCTTCAAGAAGCTCCCGGACGCGGCGCGCAGCATCGGCAAGTCCGCTCGCGTCTTCAAGTCCGAGGTCAACGAGATGAAGGAAGAGGACCGGCAGCGCGAGGAGGCCAAGAAGTCTCGCGAGACGAGCACCAACCCGACGAGCACCACGACCACCGACGGCAACGCCATCGACGAGGCCAAGCCCCGCACGGACGACCAGTCCGGCCCGGTTGCCTGA
- the pafA gene encoding Pup--protein ligase yields the protein MERRIFGIETEFGITAVTDGQRRLTPDEVARYLFRKVVTWGRSSNVFLPNGSRLYLDVGSHPEYATAECDDLLTLIAHDRAGELIVQDLVDDAQARLTEDGVAGEIYVFKNNVDSAGNSYGCHENFLVARTSNFGEVTERLLPFLITRQLIAGTGKLMASGRGAQFSVSQRADHIWEGVSSATTRSRPIINTRDEPHADAEHYRRMHVIVGDSTMTETTTLLKVGSAHLVLRMLEDGVALPDMALDNPIRAIRDISLDRTGRTQVKLADGRRMSGLEIQGEYLSRAKDYAAREGIDDPVSVRVLDLWERTLDAIATDDLAAVGTEIDWIIKYRLLDAYAAKHGLDIADPRLAQLDLAYHDIDRRRGVHHLLQRAGKVARVVTDEDIAAGVDTPPQTTRARLRGEFVRTAREHGRDVTVDWVHLKINDEAQRTVLCKDPFAAVDERVDRLLEVLSSRRAPTGP from the coding sequence GTGGAACGACGCATCTTCGGGATCGAGACCGAGTTCGGCATCACCGCCGTCACCGACGGGCAGCGACGGCTGACGCCGGACGAGGTGGCGCGCTACCTCTTCCGCAAGGTCGTGACGTGGGGCCGCTCGAGCAATGTCTTCCTGCCGAACGGATCCCGTCTCTACCTCGACGTCGGCAGCCACCCCGAGTACGCCACCGCAGAGTGCGACGACCTCCTGACCCTCATCGCGCACGACCGGGCGGGCGAGCTGATCGTCCAGGACCTCGTCGACGACGCTCAGGCACGCCTCACGGAGGACGGGGTCGCCGGCGAGATCTACGTCTTCAAGAACAACGTCGACTCCGCGGGCAACTCCTACGGCTGCCACGAGAACTTCCTCGTGGCACGCACCTCCAACTTCGGTGAGGTGACCGAGCGCCTCCTGCCCTTCCTCATCACCCGACAGCTGATTGCGGGCACCGGCAAGCTCATGGCGAGCGGTCGCGGAGCGCAGTTCTCCGTCAGCCAACGAGCCGACCACATCTGGGAGGGCGTCTCGTCGGCGACGACCCGCTCGCGCCCGATCATCAACACCCGCGACGAGCCGCACGCCGACGCCGAGCACTACCGCCGCATGCACGTCATCGTCGGCGACTCGACGATGACCGAGACCACCACGCTGCTCAAGGTGGGCTCGGCCCACCTCGTGCTGCGCATGCTCGAGGACGGCGTGGCCCTGCCCGACATGGCCCTGGACAACCCGATCCGAGCGATCCGTGACATCAGCCTCGACCGGACCGGACGCACCCAGGTCAAGCTCGCCGACGGGCGGCGGATGAGCGGCCTCGAGATCCAGGGCGAGTACCTGTCCCGGGCCAAGGACTACGCGGCCCGCGAGGGCATCGACGACCCCGTCAGCGTCCGGGTCCTCGACCTGTGGGAGCGCACCCTCGACGCGATCGCCACCGACGACCTGGCGGCGGTGGGCACCGAGATCGACTGGATCATCAAGTACCGCCTCCTCGACGCCTACGCCGCCAAGCACGGCCTCGACATCGCCGACCCGCGCCTGGCGCAGCTCGATCTGGCATACCACGACATCGACCGCCGTCGCGGTGTCCACCACCTGCTGCAGCGAGCCGGCAAGGTCGCTCGCGTGGTGACCGACGAGGACATCGCCGCAGGCGTCGACACCCCGCCTCAGACGACCCGGGCGCGCCTGCGCGGCGAGTTCGTCCGCACCGCCCGCGAGCACGGGCGTGATGTCACGGTCGACTGGGTCCACCTGAAGATCAACGACGAGGCGCAGCGCACCGTCCTGTGCAAGGACCCCTTCGCTGCCGTGGACGAGCGGGTCGACCGGCTGCTGGAGGTCCTGTCCTCCCGTCGGGCGCCCACGGGACCCTGA
- a CDS encoding helix-turn-helix transcriptional regulator: MSRPSVESATSRVQRLLTMVPWLVSRQGIEIEEAAAGLGISEQQLVADLDLLFMCGYGQLPDEMIEASYEGGRIFVTNADAIARPLRLSVDEAISLIVGLRSLAASGAGESSAVERALTKLEEATGAIPGVDRVVVVEDDTQVGQTTAVLRDALAAARRVHLTYVVPSRDERTERDVDPMRLAHVEGHWYLEGWCHRAQDVRLFRVDRIEQVEVLDEASTPPQGVARRDLSAGAYQQGAADVPVTLRLSPAAHWVAEYYPVTSRETSGEDLVVTLPTSNEGFLRRLVLRLGGSVEVSGPPSLREAMAVHASEALSMYGRP, from the coding sequence ATGAGTCGTCCGAGCGTGGAGTCCGCGACGAGCCGCGTCCAGCGCCTGCTGACGATGGTCCCGTGGCTCGTCAGCCGCCAGGGGATCGAGATCGAGGAGGCCGCGGCCGGCCTGGGGATCAGCGAGCAGCAGCTCGTCGCCGACCTCGACCTGCTCTTCATGTGCGGCTACGGGCAGCTGCCCGACGAGATGATCGAGGCCAGCTACGAGGGCGGACGCATCTTCGTCACCAACGCCGACGCGATCGCCCGCCCGCTGCGCCTGAGCGTCGACGAGGCGATCTCGCTCATCGTCGGCCTGCGCTCGCTCGCCGCGAGCGGGGCAGGGGAGAGCAGCGCCGTCGAGCGGGCCCTGACCAAGCTCGAGGAGGCCACCGGGGCCATCCCGGGGGTCGACCGCGTGGTCGTCGTCGAGGACGACACGCAGGTGGGGCAGACCACGGCGGTGCTGCGTGACGCACTGGCGGCCGCCCGCCGCGTGCACCTGACCTATGTCGTCCCGAGCCGTGACGAGCGCACCGAGCGCGACGTCGACCCGATGCGGCTGGCCCACGTCGAGGGCCACTGGTACCTCGAGGGCTGGTGCCACCGGGCGCAGGACGTGCGGCTCTTCCGCGTGGACCGGATCGAGCAGGTCGAGGTCCTCGACGAGGCGTCGACGCCTCCGCAGGGCGTGGCCCGCCGTGACCTCAGCGCCGGGGCCTACCAGCAGGGCGCGGCCGACGTGCCTGTCACGCTGCGGCTGAGCCCGGCTGCCCACTGGGTCGCCGAGTACTACCCGGTGACATCTCGGGAAACATCCGGCGAAGACCTCGTCGTCACCCTGCCCACGAGCAACGAGGGCTTCCTACGCCGCCTGGTGCTGCGTCTTGGTGGTTCCGTCGAGGTCTCGGGCCCCCCGTCCCTGCGTGAGGCCATGGCTGTCCACGCGAGCGAGGCACTGTCGATGTACGGCAGGCCCTGA
- the tatC gene encoding twin-arginine translocase subunit TatC: MTRRERTPRDPEGRMPLKAHLLEFRNRLIKAALAIVIGAIVGWIIYNPVHIGSWTYAGVYDQLTYPFDEYKATNPNSVVTLNFGNATSAFTTQLGLSIFTGVIISSPIWVWQIWAFILPGLTRREKRMSLGVFGTALPLFLAGCFFAYQTLPKALLILFGFTPDDDKSSNIQQASDYFTFITRFILAFGLAWLLPVFLVGLCAIGVLSGKTLKKSWRMAILLIFIASAVITPTPDPFTMFLLAGPLCALYFIALAICLVIDRRRVESGAEPDWSDLSDDEASPLN; this comes from the coding sequence ATGACCAGACGCGAGCGCACGCCCCGGGACCCCGAAGGGCGGATGCCGCTCAAGGCCCACCTGCTCGAGTTCCGCAACCGGCTGATCAAGGCCGCCCTCGCGATCGTCATCGGCGCGATCGTCGGCTGGATCATCTACAACCCCGTGCACATCGGGTCGTGGACCTACGCCGGGGTGTACGACCAGCTGACGTACCCCTTCGACGAGTACAAGGCCACCAACCCGAACAGCGTCGTCACGCTGAACTTCGGCAATGCGACGTCGGCCTTCACCACCCAGCTCGGTCTGTCCATCTTCACCGGCGTGATCATCTCCAGCCCGATCTGGGTCTGGCAGATCTGGGCCTTCATCCTGCCGGGCCTGACCAGACGTGAGAAGCGCATGTCCCTGGGCGTCTTCGGCACGGCACTGCCGCTCTTCCTCGCCGGGTGCTTCTTCGCCTACCAGACCCTGCCCAAGGCCCTGCTCATCCTCTTCGGGTTCACCCCTGACGACGACAAGTCGAGCAACATCCAGCAGGCGAGTGACTACTTCACCTTCATCACCCGCTTCATCCTCGCCTTCGGCCTGGCCTGGCTCCTGCCCGTCTTCCTCGTCGGGTTGTGCGCCATCGGTGTGCTCTCGGGCAAGACGCTCAAGAAGTCCTGGCGGATGGCGATCCTGCTGATCTTCATCGCCTCCGCCGTCATCACGCCGACTCCGGACCCCTTCACGATGTTCCTGCTGGCCGGTCCGCTGTGCGCGCTGTACTTCATCGCGCTGGCGATCTGCCTGGTCATCGACAGGCGACGCGTCGAGTCGGGCGCCGAGCCCGACTGGTCGGACCTGTCCGACGACGAGGCCTCACCTCTCAACTAG
- the dop gene encoding depupylase/deamidase Dop, whose product MSVRRVMGIETEYGIAVPGQPWANPMAASGEVVTTYARAHGLRAGHGAWDYSDEHPLVDARGFEMPRARADISQLTDAEDPSLANVVLANGARLYVDHAHPEYSSPEVTSPRDAVVWDRAGELVMREIVERLARREPGINLYKNNTDGKGASYGTHENYLVTRATPFDRIVSGLTPFFVARQVMCGAGRVGIGQESERAGYQIASRSDFFEASVGLETTFKRPIINTRDEPHADPDQWRRLHVIIGDANQADVANLVKLGSTSLVLRLVEAGAIDRDLEVLHPVESLKVVSHDPTCRATVRLRDGRDLTAVQILTEYLEMATTFVQREGSDPATDEVLYHWERLVGLLAGDPMDAAADIDWVAKLALLQRYRDRDGLAWDDHRLRAIDIQWSDVRPDKGIFHKLEAGGRITRLTSDEDVSAAVASPPADTRAWLRGRIVEAFGPQVISASWDSVVLRLPRAGRVARLSMLDPLAFGREATEALVSAGDIDDLVATLGA is encoded by the coding sequence ATGAGCGTTCGGCGGGTCATGGGCATCGAGACGGAGTACGGGATCGCGGTGCCGGGGCAACCCTGGGCCAACCCGATGGCGGCGTCGGGGGAGGTCGTGACGACCTACGCCCGCGCCCACGGGCTGCGGGCCGGCCACGGCGCCTGGGACTACAGCGACGAGCACCCCCTGGTGGACGCGCGCGGGTTCGAGATGCCCCGGGCCCGTGCCGACATCTCCCAGCTGACCGATGCCGAGGACCCGTCCTTGGCCAATGTCGTCCTGGCCAACGGCGCCCGCCTCTACGTCGACCACGCGCACCCGGAGTACTCGTCGCCGGAGGTGACCTCTCCGCGCGACGCGGTCGTGTGGGACCGCGCCGGCGAGCTCGTCATGCGCGAGATCGTCGAGCGACTCGCCCGGCGCGAGCCGGGGATCAACCTCTACAAGAACAACACCGACGGCAAGGGCGCGTCCTACGGCACCCACGAGAACTACCTCGTGACCCGGGCGACCCCCTTCGACCGGATCGTCTCGGGGCTCACCCCCTTCTTCGTCGCGCGCCAGGTGATGTGCGGCGCCGGTCGTGTCGGGATCGGTCAGGAGAGCGAGCGGGCGGGATACCAGATCGCTTCCCGCAGCGACTTCTTCGAGGCGAGTGTGGGCCTGGAGACGACCTTCAAGAGACCGATCATCAACACCCGCGACGAGCCGCACGCCGACCCCGACCAGTGGCGACGGCTGCACGTGATCATCGGTGACGCCAACCAGGCCGACGTCGCCAACCTCGTCAAGCTCGGCTCGACCTCGCTCGTGCTGCGCCTCGTCGAGGCGGGAGCGATCGACCGCGACCTCGAGGTCCTCCACCCCGTCGAGTCGCTCAAGGTGGTCTCGCACGACCCCACCTGCCGGGCCACGGTGCGGCTGCGTGACGGCCGCGACCTCACCGCCGTGCAGATCCTCACCGAGTACCTCGAGATGGCGACCACCTTCGTCCAGCGCGAAGGGAGCGACCCCGCCACCGACGAGGTCCTCTACCACTGGGAGCGGCTCGTCGGACTCCTCGCCGGCGACCCGATGGACGCGGCGGCGGACATCGACTGGGTCGCCAAGCTCGCACTGCTGCAGCGCTACCGGGACCGCGACGGCCTGGCGTGGGACGACCACCGGCTCCGCGCCATCGACATCCAGTGGTCCGACGTCCGCCCGGACAAGGGCATCTTCCACAAGCTCGAGGCCGGTGGGCGGATCACCCGCCTCACCTCCGACGAGGACGTGTCGGCGGCCGTGGCCTCACCGCCGGCCGACACCCGGGCCTGGTTGCGCGGCCGGATCGTCGAGGCCTTCGGGCCCCAGGTCATCTCCGCCTCGTGGGACTCCGTCGTGCTGCGTCTGCCTCGAGCCGGTCGCGTCGCCCGGCTGTCCATGCTCGACCCGCTGGCCTTCGGCCGCGAGGCGACCGAGGCGCTGGTGTCGGCAGGCGACATCGACGACCTCGTGGCGACCCTCGGGGCATAG
- a CDS encoding DUF3866 family protein, with protein sequence MIHWRSGTVREITGSRPGALRLRVEVEGSDTPALALTGLVGSPQVGDTVLLNISALRRRLGTGGHALVVGNPSQLPADPPDSPGHIVKARYTPLQEMVLALEEQESPHHEAMRDHPDIAAGDLHGMPVVVAELHSSLPAVLAGIRSIAPGARVAYVMTDSAALPFALSDSAAQLVAAGWLATTITAGQAFGGEHEAITVHSALLAARHVLGCDLAVVAQGPGNAGSSTTWGWSGLSTGDALNAVHVLRGHGVAVPRVSGSDPRPRHHGLSHHTATVLSRTLLGAADVVVPDGDVEPWPRVRDEVAAAVASAAGFPRLVTLPAVGLTEALSSSPVPLVSMGRAAAEDMTPFLTAALAGRHAASLLT encoded by the coding sequence ATGATCCACTGGCGCAGCGGCACGGTCCGCGAGATCACCGGCTCCCGCCCGGGGGCCCTGCGCCTGCGCGTCGAGGTCGAAGGGAGCGACACGCCCGCTCTCGCGCTCACCGGTCTGGTGGGCTCACCGCAGGTCGGCGACACCGTCCTGCTCAACATCTCGGCCCTGCGCCGGCGACTCGGCACCGGTGGCCACGCGCTCGTCGTGGGCAACCCCTCGCAGCTGCCGGCCGACCCGCCCGACTCCCCCGGCCACATCGTCAAGGCGCGCTACACGCCGCTGCAGGAGATGGTCCTGGCCCTCGAGGAGCAGGAGTCGCCGCACCACGAGGCGATGCGTGACCACCCCGACATCGCCGCAGGTGACCTCCACGGGATGCCGGTCGTCGTCGCGGAGCTGCACTCATCCCTTCCCGCTGTGCTTGCCGGGATCCGCTCGATCGCACCAGGGGCCCGCGTGGCCTACGTGATGACGGACTCGGCCGCCCTCCCCTTCGCCCTGTCGGACAGCGCCGCCCAGCTCGTCGCCGCAGGGTGGCTGGCCACGACGATCACGGCCGGGCAGGCCTTCGGCGGGGAGCACGAGGCGATCACCGTCCACTCGGCGCTGCTCGCCGCCCGGCACGTCCTGGGGTGCGACCTCGCGGTCGTGGCCCAGGGACCGGGCAACGCGGGCTCGTCGACGACGTGGGGCTGGTCGGGACTGTCGACCGGCGACGCGCTCAACGCCGTCCACGTGCTGCGGGGCCACGGCGTGGCGGTCCCGCGTGTGTCGGGCAGCGACCCCCGCCCCCGCCACCACGGCCTGTCGCACCACACCGCCACGGTGCTCTCGCGCACGCTGCTCGGAGCCGCGGACGTCGTCGTTCCCGACGGTGACGTCGAGCCGTGGCCCCGGGTGCGTGACGAGGTCGCGGCCGCGGTGGCATCGGCTGCCGGGTTCCCCCGGCTGGTGACCCTGCCCGCTGTCGGGCTGACCGAGGCGCTGTCGAGCAGCCCGGTCCCGCTCGTGAGCATGGGCAGGGCCGCGGCGGAGGACATGACGCCCTTCCTCACCGCGGCCCTGGCCGGCCGCCACGCGGCCTCCCTGCTGACCTGA
- a CDS encoding FKBP-type peptidyl-prolyl cis-trans isomerase, with translation MPFDPSTTKPEIDFPEGDAPTELVVEDITVGDGAEVTPGSPIQAHYVGVAHSTGEEFDASWNRGAPLGFTAGIGQVIKGWDDGLLGMKEGGRRKITIPPHLGYGDAGAGAAIKGGETLIFVVDLVQVG, from the coding sequence ATGCCTTTTGACCCCAGCACCACCAAGCCCGAGATCGACTTCCCGGAGGGTGACGCTCCGACCGAGCTCGTCGTCGAGGACATCACCGTCGGTGACGGCGCCGAGGTGACCCCCGGGTCGCCCATCCAGGCCCACTACGTCGGTGTCGCGCACTCGACCGGCGAGGAGTTCGACGCCTCGTGGAACCGCGGCGCCCCGCTCGGCTTCACCGCCGGCATCGGCCAGGTCATCAAGGGCTGGGACGACGGCCTGCTCGGCATGAAGGAGGGTGGTCGTCGCAAGATCACCATCCCGCCGCACCTGGGCTACGGCGACGCCGGTGCGGGCGCAGCCATCAAGGGCGGCGAGACGCTGATCTTCGTCGTCGACCTCGTGCAGGTCGGCTGA
- the prcB gene encoding proteasome subunit beta produces the protein MSRDPERGRLPAAFLATGGSSFTEFVSQHDPHLLPGGRTVPLTPMVDAPHGTTIVTLTCSGGLVMAGDRRATMGSLIANRDMRKVFAADDHSLVGIAGAAGPAIEMVRLFQVELEHYDKVEGTVMSLEGKSNRLAAMLRGNLGLALQGLSVLPVLGGYDAGRAQGRIFSYDVTGGCYEEQEHHSIGSGSLFARGALKKLWQPDLDRASAIRVALEALYDAADDDSATGGPDVHRRIWPMVGVVDASGVTFVDEAECESIVATILADRRDGRSPR, from the coding sequence GTGAGCCGTGACCCCGAGCGAGGACGACTGCCGGCGGCCTTCCTCGCCACCGGCGGCTCGTCCTTCACGGAGTTCGTGAGCCAGCACGACCCGCACCTGCTGCCCGGAGGCCGGACGGTCCCGCTCACGCCGATGGTCGACGCGCCGCACGGCACGACGATCGTCACGCTGACCTGCTCCGGTGGGCTGGTCATGGCGGGGGACCGACGGGCGACGATGGGCAGCCTCATCGCCAACCGCGACATGCGCAAGGTCTTCGCGGCCGACGACCACAGTCTGGTCGGCATCGCCGGCGCCGCCGGCCCGGCCATCGAGATGGTCCGCCTCTTCCAGGTCGAGCTCGAGCACTACGACAAGGTCGAGGGCACCGTGATGTCCCTCGAGGGCAAGTCCAACCGGCTGGCCGCCATGCTCCGCGGCAACCTGGGCCTGGCCCTGCAGGGACTCTCGGTCCTGCCCGTCCTCGGCGGCTACGACGCCGGGCGGGCGCAGGGGCGGATCTTCTCCTACGACGTGACCGGTGGCTGCTACGAGGAGCAGGAGCACCACAGCATCGGGTCGGGCTCGCTCTTCGCCCGCGGTGCGCTCAAGAAGCTCTGGCAGCCCGACCTCGACCGGGCCAGCGCGATCCGGGTGGCTCTCGAGGCCCTCTACGACGCCGCCGACGACGACTCGGCCACCGGTGGCCCAGACGTGCACCGCCGCATCTGGCCGATGGTGGGCGTCGTCGACGCGTCCGGCGTGACCTTCGTCGACGAGGCCGAGTGCGAGAGCATCGTCGCCACGATCCTCGCCGACCGGCGCGACGGCAGGAGCCCGCGGTGA